The Pseudanabaena sp. PCC 6802 genomic interval TAAAAACGGCATATTAATCGACGGCAAGCGCTGTTTTTCTCACATATTGGCGCATGGAAACGAAATCGTATTTAGCAGCGATACTAGAGCCTACTATCAAGTTGTCTCCCATCCTAGTGAATTGGTCGTGCCGGGCGATACGGATGCCGACGAGCCTTATATAGGGACGCAGCACAATTACAAGGTCAATATTTCCGATACGGATTTCGCTAACTATAATGCCGAAGCCCTAGCGCGCTTAGCCTCCTTTCCCGAACTCAATCCTAACCCCATCCTGGAAATCAACTTCTCCGGCGCAATTACCTATCTCAATCCTGCTGCTACTAAGCAGTTTCCCGAGTTATACGAACTAGGTTCTTACCATCCTCTACTCAAAGACTTACTTGCCTCCGCCACCGAGTTGCAAAACGGAGATCGAGAGATGTTTACGCGCGAAGTAGAAGTAAATGGACTAACTTTCGAGCAGTTCGTTCACTACCTGAGTGGTAGTAACCTGATCAGGTGCTACGTTATTGATATTACCGAACGCAAGCGATCTCAAGAGATTATTCAATACCAGGCGTACCACGACGCGCTCACGGGGCTACCCAACCGCAAGCACTTTAGCGATTACCTCACAAATGCGTTGGCCGAGTCTGCCACTAGCAACGAACAACTGGCAGTGATTTTTATCGACCTGGATCGCTTTAAGTCGATCAATGACTCGCTGGGACATGATTTTGGCGATCTGCTGCTGCGCGGCATATGCCATCGCTTGCGCGAATTTCTCCATGACGACGATATGCTGTCGCGTTGGGGTGGAGATGAGTTTATCTTGTTGGTGCGCAATGTGGCATCCGCAGATCTTGCTTTCAGGCTAGCGCAAAAGATGCTGAAAGCATTTGAGCAACCCTTTATCTGCGCTGGGCGCGAACTATATGTTAGTGCCAGCATGGGAATTAGCCTCTATCCATTTGATGGCGATCGAGTGGATAGCCTGATCAAAAATGCTGATACAGCCATGTACCGAGCTAAGCAAAGCGGACGTAATAGCTGCCAGCTCTACGCACCGCAAATGAACGAATCTGCTTTTGCAAAACTATCGCTAGAAAACAGTTTATGCCAAGCGATCGAGCGCGATGAATTGGTGGTCTACTACCAGGTGCAGGTAGACATGGCGAGCGCGCGAATTAGTGGGGTAGAGGCACTCATTCGGTGGCAACATCCAGAATTCGGCCTGTTATCTCCAGATCGGTTTGTGCCCCTAGCGGAAGAGACAGGCTCGATCGTTACGATCGGTAATTGGTTATTGCGCGCCGCGTGCATGCAAAGCCGCGCTTGGCAGCTAGAGGGATTGCCAACATTACACTTAGGGGTCAATATTTCCACGCATCAGTTTAAACAGCCTGATTTTATCGATCGCCTGACTGACATTTTGACAGAGACGCAACTGGATCCGCATTACCTGGATTTGGAGCTAACCGAAAGCATCATTATGGAGGATATCCCAGAAAATATTCAAAAGCTACATAAACTTAGGGATATGGGGATTAACCTTTCAATTGATGACTTCGGTACTGGCTATTCATCTCTAAGTTATCTCAAGCGCCTTCCCATCAATGTCTTGAAGATAGATCGCTCCTTCATCAAAGACATAAATACCAATAATGGCGATCGGGCGATCGCCATCTCCGCGATCGCGCTCGCCCATAACCTGAACCTGCGGGTAGTAGCCGAGGGAGTGGAAACGCGGGAACAGATGGAATTATTGCGATCGCTAAAATGCAACGAAATGCAGGGTTATCTGTTCAACAAACCACTCCCTGCCAACGAGTTAGCAATTCTGCTAGCTAACCAGAAAGACTCGTAACCTATAGCGGTTTTCAGATCGGAAAGAGTAGGGGGTTTGGGGGCGTTGCCCCCAAGAAGGGGTTCCACCCCTTCACCCCAAAAATAAAACCCGTTCTCAAGTGAAAACCGCTATATCTGCTTTATCGCATCCTCCATAATCAAAAAATCAGGGTAAAATTTCAAAGTTGAATTGCAAGGCAATGAGCGATCGCCTGAAATATAGCCATTGACAGATCTGTTAGGACAGGGGGTGTGGGGGCTGCGCCCCCACACAGGGGTGAACCCCCTGCACCCCGTCCTGAGCCTGTTGGCTATAGCTGTACTTATGGTTGGTATATGAATGCAGTCGAAATCGAAGAAGCCGTTTCCCGGCTGGCTGAGGCTCCCTTTGATCCAGAGGAGTTCCCCTTTGCTTTTTTGGAAGCTTTCGGTAACAAGCCAACAACCCTCAAGCGGCTCAAAAGCAATAGCTCAAACCAATCTGACCTACCTGGTGGGGTACTCCAGCGGAATAATATTCATTTGAAGGTGTGTGCTGAGGGGGAGGTGACTGCGACCCTGACGGAGTTGCGGCAGAGTCCG includes:
- a CDS encoding EAL domain-containing protein gives rise to the protein MSQREDTTVVEVKQQYHYLIIEDAEGQRKFLLDAATYSIGRNPTNGIVLRSQLVSRQHAILLRVPVPKLSSHMFRIIDGNLQGKRSKNGILIDGKRCFSHILAHGNEIVFSSDTRAYYQVVSHPSELVVPGDTDADEPYIGTQHNYKVNISDTDFANYNAEALARLASFPELNPNPILEINFSGAITYLNPAATKQFPELYELGSYHPLLKDLLASATELQNGDREMFTREVEVNGLTFEQFVHYLSGSNLIRCYVIDITERKRSQEIIQYQAYHDALTGLPNRKHFSDYLTNALAESATSNEQLAVIFIDLDRFKSINDSLGHDFGDLLLRGICHRLREFLHDDDMLSRWGGDEFILLVRNVASADLAFRLAQKMLKAFEQPFICAGRELYVSASMGISLYPFDGDRVDSLIKNADTAMYRAKQSGRNSCQLYAPQMNESAFAKLSLENSLCQAIERDELVVYYQVQVDMASARISGVEALIRWQHPEFGLLSPDRFVPLAEETGSIVTIGNWLLRAACMQSRAWQLEGLPTLHLGVNISTHQFKQPDFIDRLTDILTETQLDPHYLDLELTESIIMEDIPENIQKLHKLRDMGINLSIDDFGTGYSSLSYLKRLPINVLKIDRSFIKDINTNNGDRAIAISAIALAHNLNLRVVAEGVETREQMELLRSLKCNEMQGYLFNKPLPANELAILLANQKDS